In Natrinema amylolyticum, the DNA window CTCGACCGTCGGCCCGTCGGTGACCGTGCCGGTGTCACCGCCCGGAACCGTCGGCCCGCCCAGCCCGAGCGAGCTCACGAAGAAGACGATGAGCGCGAGCCTGAGCCAGGTCCCCGTCCGAACCGGCGTCAACCGGTTCCGAGTGACGTCGATCGCGTCGCTGAGATCGTCGATAGCATCCATACTACTCGACAATACCCTTGGATCAGTGATAATAATACTGTTCTGACGGGCCGGTCGGATACGAGGACGGGACCGGTCGGCGACCGAACTGACCGGAACCGAATACATTCTCCCGGTAACACTTCGAGGGGCATTTAACGCCGACTGTCGACAGATCCCGTATGGACATCCGCCGGCTCGCACGTGGATCGATCGAGTGGAGCCGCATCGAGCGTGTCGTCCGCACGCTGGCGGATCGCTACGATCGCGACTGTGTCCGCGTGGAGTTCCTCGAGGCCGACAACTGGCTTTCGACGCCCTGCGTGATCGACGACCAGTGGTTCGTCAAGATCGTCTCCCGCCAGAACGCGCTGGTCCACGCGGTGTTGACGACCGGTCGGAACGTCGGCGCGTTCTCCTCGGGCACCGAGGGCTTCTTCGATCGGTTCGACACGCCCCGCGAGATGGTCGAACACGAGTACGCGGCGACCGAACGGATGCAAGAGATCGGCATCAACGCGCCCCAGCCCATCGACGCCTTCGAGGTCAACGGACTGGGCGTCCTCGTCCTCGAGTACCTCCCTGACTTCCGGTCGCTCGACGACGTCTCCGACGACGTGGTCGCCCGGCGAGCGCCCGAACTGTTCGAGATGCTCGCGACGCTGCACGAACACGGGCTGGCCCACGGCGACCTGCGTGCCGAGAACATCCTGCTCTGTGACGGCGAGTTCTACTTCATCGACGCGACCAGCGTCCACGACGACCGCGTCGACGAGACGACGGCATACGATCTGGCCTGTGCGCTCGCCGTCCTCGAGCCCCGCATCGGCCCGCGCGAGGCCGTCGACGCGGCCGCGACCGCCTACGAGCCCTCGCATCTGCTCGCCGCGCGGGAGTTCCTCGACTTCGTCCGGCTCCGACCCGACCACGAGTTCGACTCGACGACCTTGCGCAGCGAACTCGAGAAGGCGGCCGATCTGGGCGGGGGGTGACCCAGTCTCGGCGGCGGCCGGACCGGTCGCCGACTGACAGGCTAATGCAGCCATCGACTGACCGGCCAGTGCAGGCACCACGAGTTTTCCCCGAGTGACGCTATGCCGACGTATGAGCCCACCGTTCACCGACGACGACGTCGGCAAGCGGGTCGAAACCGCGGGCGGCGACGTCCTCGGGACCGTCAAGATGACCGAGACGGAGACGGCGTACGTCGACGTGAACGACGACGCGAGGAGTACGATCCGGGCCATCCTCGAGTGGGAGAGCGAGGAGGACATCGTTCCGATGGACGCCAGCGCCGTCAGTGAGGTCACCGGGACCGCGATCCGCCTCGCGGACGAGCGCTCGTCGCCGGACGAACCGGCCGATTCGGGGACCGACCCCGTGATTCAGCGCGACGAGAGCACCGACGCGCGGGACGACGCTGACGAGCAGCGGACCGCAGGACCACAGCCGGGGTCGCCCGACGAGCCGGCCGCGAGCGAGGAGGGACGGACTGGTGAGGGCCTCGAGCCCTCGACAGAGGGGATGACGGAGGCGGGCGACGAGCGCCACCCCGATATGGAGGATGCGCCACCGGAGGGAGAACGGACCGTCACCGAGGAGCGCGGTGAAGAGGAGGATCGATGACGTGACCGGCGGGAGACGGAGAGCGTTCCAGGTCGACGCTGCCGGTAGCGGTCGGACCGGTCCGACGAATAACGGTGACGAAATATGCTCGGCGGGCCGCTCTTCGGCCTCCGGGTCGGGAATCGACCTGAACTGATGGCTTAGCGCATGTCGTCGAGCGTTCGAACGGTGTCAGACATGATCCAGGCCGTCTCGCTGTCCGGCTCCTCGAGACAGATCGCGAAAAACGAGTCACGGCCGTCGTCGACGGTGATTCGGTACCCGCGACTCGTCAGCGTTCGACCCTCGTCGGTGCGGGATTCGGGGGGTGTCACACACGTCTTCAGGGACGCCAGCGGATAACGAACGCGATTCGGAACGGGGCGACGGAGCCCGACAGAGCCGTTCGTCGGTGTTTCCGTCTCCGCGGCCCATCAGCGG includes these proteins:
- a CDS encoding RIO1 family regulatory kinase/ATPase, with amino-acid sequence MDIRRLARGSIEWSRIERVVRTLADRYDRDCVRVEFLEADNWLSTPCVIDDQWFVKIVSRQNALVHAVLTTGRNVGAFSSGTEGFFDRFDTPREMVEHEYAATERMQEIGINAPQPIDAFEVNGLGVLVLEYLPDFRSLDDVSDDVVARRAPELFEMLATLHEHGLAHGDLRAENILLCDGEFYFIDATSVHDDRVDETTAYDLACALAVLEPRIGPREAVDAAATAYEPSHLLAAREFLDFVRLRPDHEFDSTTLRSELEKAADLGGG